One stretch of Thalassovita sp. DNA includes these proteins:
- a CDS encoding DUF924 family protein: protein MVGADEVLKFWLDEVGPDGWYAVDEKLDATILSRFGEAWRQAQEGKFGMWLTYPSGALAYIILLDQFPRNMFRGKGEAFATDKAALAAAKIAIDHKWDMKIDEPARQFFYLPLMHSENLCDQERCVRMMKERMPETGPSNLLHAKAHRKVIRDFGRFPYRNEALNRHCTPQEKDFLANSGYGDVVRALQAAVATPA from the coding sequence ATGGTCGGGGCAGACGAGGTTCTGAAATTCTGGCTGGATGAAGTGGGGCCAGACGGCTGGTATGCGGTGGATGAAAAACTGGATGCCACCATCCTCAGCCGTTTTGGCGAAGCATGGCGTCAGGCGCAGGAGGGCAAGTTCGGCATGTGGCTGACCTACCCGTCGGGCGCCTTAGCCTATATCATTCTGCTGGATCAGTTCCCACGCAATATGTTCCGTGGCAAAGGTGAGGCTTTTGCGACCGATAAGGCGGCGCTGGCCGCGGCCAAGATCGCCATTGATCATAAGTGGGACATGAAGATTGATGAGCCAGCGCGCCAGTTCTTCTATCTGCCGCTGATGCATTCAGAAAACCTGTGTGATCAGGAACGCTGTGTGCGGATGATGAAGGAACGGATGCCAGAAACCGGCCCCAGCAACCTGCTGCACGCCAAGGCGCATCGCAAAGTGATCCGTGATTTCGGCCGTTTCCCTTATCGCAATGAGGCGCTGAACCGGCACTGCACGCCGCAGGAAAAGGACTTCCTTGCCAACAGCGGTTACGGCGATGTGGTGCGCGCGCTGCAGGCGGCGGTGGCCACACCGGCATAA
- the lpdA gene encoding dihydrolipoyl dehydrogenase has product MASKSFDVVVIGAGPGGYVAAIRAAQLGLNVACVERENLGGICLNWGCIPTKALLRSAEVYHQFERAKEFGLSVDKFGFDLDAVVDRSRKVAAQMSGGIKHLFKKNKVTSISGEATITGKGKVSVKTDKGTEELTAPSIIVATGARARELPGLEADGDLVWTYRHALKPSRMPKKLLVIGSGAIGIEFASFYNTLGADTTVVEVMDRVLPVEDKDISAFAKKQFVKQGMKIMEKAMVKQLDRTPGKGVVAHVEVGGKVEKMEFDTVISAVGIVGNTEGLGLEALGVQIDRTHVITDEYCRTGVEGVYAIGDIAGAPWLAHKASHEGVMVAELIAGQKVHPIKPGSIAGCTYCHPQVASVGMTEEKAKEAGYKIKVGKFPFIGNGKAVAMGEAEGMVKTIFDEKTGELLGAHMVGAEVTEMIQGYVISRQLETTEEDLMETVFPHPTMSEMMHESVLAAYGRALHI; this is encoded by the coding sequence ATGGCTTCCAAATCATTTGACGTCGTGGTGATCGGGGCGGGTCCCGGTGGGTATGTGGCTGCTATTCGTGCAGCACAGCTGGGTCTGAATGTGGCCTGCGTGGAGCGCGAAAATCTGGGCGGCATTTGCCTGAACTGGGGCTGTATCCCCACCAAGGCGCTGCTGCGCTCGGCTGAGGTCTATCATCAGTTTGAACGCGCCAAGGAATTTGGCCTCAGCGTTGATAAGTTCGGCTTTGATCTGGATGCGGTTGTTGACCGTTCCCGCAAGGTGGCCGCGCAGATGAGCGGCGGTATCAAGCACCTGTTTAAGAAAAACAAAGTCACCTCGATTTCGGGTGAGGCGACGATCACCGGCAAAGGCAAGGTCTCGGTCAAAACCGACAAAGGCACCGAAGAGCTGACCGCGCCCAGCATCATCGTGGCCACCGGCGCGCGTGCGCGTGAACTGCCCGGTCTGGAAGCGGACGGTGATCTGGTCTGGACCTACCGCCACGCGCTGAAACCTTCGCGCATGCCGAAGAAACTGCTGGTCATCGGCTCCGGCGCCATCGGTATCGAATTTGCCAGCTTCTACAACACCTTGGGCGCTGACACGACCGTGGTTGAGGTGATGGACCGGGTGCTGCCGGTGGAAGACAAAGACATCAGCGCCTTTGCCAAAAAACAGTTCGTCAAACAGGGCATGAAGATCATGGAGAAAGCCATGGTCAAACAGCTGGATCGCACGCCGGGCAAAGGTGTGGTCGCGCATGTTGAAGTGGGCGGCAAGGTCGAGAAGATGGAATTTGACACGGTGATTTCCGCTGTCGGCATCGTCGGCAACACCGAAGGTCTGGGGCTGGAAGCGCTGGGTGTGCAGATCGACCGCACCCATGTGATCACCGATGAATATTGCCGCACCGGTGTCGAAGGCGTCTATGCCATCGGCGACATCGCCGGCGCGCCTTGGCTGGCACACAAAGCCAGCCACGAAGGTGTCATGGTGGCCGAACTGATCGCGGGCCAGAAGGTGCACCCGATCAAGCCGGGCTCTATCGCGGGCTGTACTTACTGTCATCCGCAGGTGGCCTCGGTCGGGATGACCGAAGAGAAGGCCAAAGAGGCGGGTTATAAGATCAAGGTCGGCAAATTCCCCTTCATCGGCAACGGTAAAGCGGTTGCCATGGGTGAGGCCGAAGGCATGGTCAAAACCATCTTTGACGAAAAGACCGGTGAGCTGCTGGGCGCCCATATGGTTGGCGCCGAGGTGACCGAGATGATCCAGGGTTACGTGATCTCCCGTCAGTTGGAGACCACTGAGGAAGATCTGATGGAAACCGTCTTCCCGCACCCGACGATGTCAGAGATGATGCACGAAAGCGTGCTGGCGGCCTATGGCCGGGCGCTGCACATCTAA
- a CDS encoding rhodanese-like domain-containing protein, translated as MFRQPPSPYFRPEDAVHRAITGGVLVVDVREPDELARTGKAKGALHIPMGRLRAAANPRDPLFNPRFSYDSTMALYCSSGGRAQNARKMLQDMGYSDVHVIGSFDDWISAGGTVVAT; from the coding sequence ATGTTCCGTCAGCCCCCGTCCCCCTATTTCCGCCCCGAAGATGCGGTGCATCGTGCCATCACCGGCGGTGTTCTGGTGGTGGATGTGCGTGAGCCCGATGAACTGGCGCGTACCGGCAAGGCCAAAGGGGCCCTGCACATCCCGATGGGACGGCTGCGCGCCGCAGCAAACCCACGCGACCCGCTGTTCAACCCGCGCTTCAGCTATGACAGCACCATGGCGCTTTACTGCAGCTCCGGTGGACGGGCGCAAAACGCGCGCAAAATGCTGCAGGATATGGGCTACAGCGATGTCCATGTGATTGGCAGCTTTGACGATTGGATCTCTGCCGGCGGAACGGTTGTGGCGACCTAA
- a CDS encoding VWA domain-containing protein: protein MTRLPTALAVMALLASPLTAQERPAAILVLDGSGSMWGQIDGTAKITIAQDVIGGLMTTLPADLDLGLTVYGHRRKGDCADIETLVMPGPDTRGAITGAVNGIKPKGKTPMADAVVAAAKALRHTEEAATVILVSDGIETCVPDVCAVARALEETGVDFTAHVVGFGVDDPETLAQFQCMADSTGGQFLSAANAAQLSAALTEVAVVEPTPEPAPLPGSLIYSVAEKHGEASRRVDVEWSLLNEDGEQMITAYHVDFGEQDLPEGIYTLTVTRVSDGTRQEKQVVIRPNARTEAHFEFEAPLPQVTLLAPQTAAAGATISVDWTGPDAAQDYLDTAPVGAEARTYLTYTYTERGNPTALRVPAQPGDYEIRYVLGDGAQILTRVPLTVTPAEFALEAPATALAGATIDVSWTGSGYDEDYLSIASAGTAPNRYEAYTYVRKGNPAPLLMPTEPGQYEIRYITGQDTSIAVTRLIEVTALAFTLDAPESATAGSTIDVTWTGGGYDGDYLSVAALDAAPNRYEAYTYVRKGNPAPLLMPTQPGTYEIRYINGQDSTIATSRQIEITALDFSLQAPETASAGSTIDVAWTGGGYDGDYLSVAALDAAPNRYEAYTYVRKGNPAPLLMPTQPGTYEIRYINGQDSTIATSRQIEITALDFSLQAPETASAGSTIDVAWTGGGYNGDYLSVAALDAAPNRYEAYTYVRKGNPAPLLMPTQPGTYEIRYINGQDSTVATSRQIEITALDFSLQAPETASAGSTIDVTWTGGGYDSDYLSVAALDAAPNRYEAYTYVRDGNPAPLLMPSAPGTYEIRYINGQDSTIATSRQIEITALDFSLDAVDSAPLGATIDIGWTGGGYNDDYLTVAEVGSDGGAYLGYVYVREGNPLRFRMPVIPGAYELRYINGQDGSIAHSQPISLTDVAVTLTAPANAKAGSAISVSHDGPDYDGDYVTFAEVGANADAYLTYTYTRDGSDLQVMTPDSPGTYELRYVTANGASRVLARQSVTVE from the coding sequence ATGACACGTTTGCCCACCGCCCTTGCGGTGATGGCCCTGTTGGCCAGCCCGCTCACCGCGCAGGAACGCCCTGCCGCGATTTTGGTTCTGGATGGATCTGGCTCCATGTGGGGTCAGATTGATGGCACCGCGAAAATCACCATCGCCCAAGATGTGATCGGCGGGTTGATGACCACCCTGCCCGCGGATCTGGATCTGGGGCTGACGGTCTATGGCCACCGCCGCAAAGGTGATTGCGCCGATATTGAAACGCTGGTGATGCCCGGCCCAGACACTCGCGGCGCCATTACGGGCGCAGTGAACGGCATCAAACCCAAAGGCAAAACCCCCATGGCCGATGCGGTGGTCGCCGCAGCCAAGGCGCTGCGTCACACCGAAGAGGCCGCGACGGTGATCCTTGTCTCAGACGGGATTGAAACCTGCGTGCCCGATGTCTGCGCCGTGGCCCGCGCGCTGGAAGAAACCGGCGTTGATTTCACCGCCCATGTGGTGGGCTTTGGTGTGGATGACCCGGAAACACTGGCGCAGTTCCAATGTATGGCCGACAGCACCGGCGGTCAGTTCCTCTCCGCCGCCAATGCAGCGCAGCTTTCGGCCGCCCTGACCGAGGTGGCGGTGGTTGAACCCACCCCAGAGCCCGCGCCGCTGCCCGGATCGCTGATCTATTCGGTGGCCGAAAAGCACGGTGAGGCCAGCCGCCGCGTGGATGTGGAATGGTCGCTGCTCAATGAAGACGGTGAACAGATGATCACCGCCTATCACGTTGATTTTGGCGAACAGGACCTGCCCGAAGGCATCTACACCCTTACAGTCACCCGCGTCAGTGACGGCACGCGGCAGGAAAAACAGGTGGTGATCCGCCCCAATGCCCGCACTGAGGCGCATTTTGAATTTGAGGCACCGCTGCCGCAGGTCACCCTACTGGCGCCCCAAACCGCGGCTGCCGGTGCCACCATCAGCGTGGACTGGACCGGCCCCGATGCGGCGCAGGACTATCTGGACACCGCCCCCGTTGGCGCTGAGGCCCGCACCTATCTGACCTACACCTATACCGAACGCGGCAACCCCACCGCCCTGCGGGTACCGGCCCAGCCCGGAGATTATGAAATCCGCTATGTTCTGGGCGACGGTGCACAGATCCTGACCCGCGTGCCCCTCACAGTGACCCCGGCCGAATTTGCGCTGGAGGCCCCCGCCACAGCCCTGGCAGGCGCCACCATTGACGTCAGCTGGACCGGCAGCGGCTATGATGAGGATTACCTCTCCATCGCCAGCGCAGGCACCGCCCCGAACCGGTATGAGGCCTACACCTATGTGCGCAAGGGCAACCCAGCACCGCTGCTGATGCCAACCGAACCCGGCCAATATGAGATCCGCTATATCACCGGCCAGGATACATCGATCGCGGTCACCAGACTGATTGAGGTTACGGCCCTCGCCTTCACCCTCGACGCGCCGGAAAGCGCCACAGCCGGATCCACCATAGATGTCACATGGACCGGCGGTGGCTATGATGGCGACTACCTGTCGGTGGCCGCCCTCGACGCAGCGCCAAACCGGTATGAGGCCTATACCTACGTGCGCAAGGGCAACCCGGCGCCACTGTTGATGCCAACACAACCCGGCACCTATGAGATCCGCTATATCAATGGACAGGACAGCACGATCGCAACCTCCCGACAGATTGAGATCACAGCGCTCGATTTCTCCCTGCAGGCGCCGGAAACAGCCTCAGCCGGATCCACCATCGATGTCGCATGGACCGGCGGTGGCTATGATGGCGACTACCTGTCGGTTGCCGCCCTCGACGCAGCGCCAAACCGGTATGAGGCCTATACCTACGTGCGCAAGGGCAACCCGGCGCCACTGTTGATGCCAACACAACCCGGCACCTATGAGATCCGCTATATCAATGGACAGGACAGCACGATCGCAACCTCCCGACAGATTGAGATCACAGCGCTCGATTTCTCCCTGCAGGCGCCGGAAACAGCCTCAGCCGGATCCACCATCGATGTCGCATGGACGGGCGGTGGCTATAATGGCGATTACCTGTCGGTGGCCGCCCTCGACGCAGCGCCAAACCGGTATGAGGCCTATACCTACGTGCGCAAGGGCAACCCGGCACCGCTGCTGATGCCAACACAACCCGGCACCTATGAGATCCGTTATATCAATGGGCAGGACAGCACCGTTGCAACCTCCCGCCAGATCGAGATCACGGCGCTCGATTTCTCCCTGCAGGCGCCGGAAACCGCCTCGGCCGGATCCACCATCGATGTCACATGGACGGGCGGCGGCTATGATAGCGATTACCTGTCGGTCGCCGCCCTCGACGCAGCGCCAAACCGCTATGAGGCCTACACCTACGTGCGCGATGGCAACCCGGCGCCGCTGCTGATGCCCTCCGCCCCCGGCACCTATGAGATCCGCTATATCAACGGGCAGGACAGCACGATCGCAACCTCCCGCCAGATTGAGATCACCGCGCTTGATTTTTCACTCGATGCGGTGGACAGCGCCCCGCTGGGTGCAACGATTGACATCGGCTGGACCGGCGGCGGTTACAATGATGACTACCTGACCGTGGCTGAGGTGGGCAGCGATGGCGGCGCCTATCTGGGCTATGTCTATGTCCGTGAAGGCAACCCGCTACGCTTCCGCATGCCGGTGATCCCCGGCGCTTATGAGCTGCGTTATATCAACGGGCAGGATGGCTCCATCGCGCATAGCCAGCCGATCAGCCTGACCGATGTTGCTGTTACCCTGACCGCCCCGGCCAACGCCAAAGCGGGCAGCGCCATCAGCGTCAGCCATGATGGACCCGACTATGACGGTGACTATGTGACCTTTGCTGAGGTCGGTGCCAATGCAGACGCCTATCTGACCTACACCTACACCCGCGATGGATCAGATTTGCAGGTCATGACGCCGGACAGCCCCGGCACCTATGAGCTGCGCTATGTCACGGCCAACGGCGCCTCACGGGTTCTGGCCCGCCAGAGCGTTACGGTGGAATGA
- the uvrA gene encoding excinuclease ABC subunit UvrA encodes MADLKKIEVRGAREHNLKSIDVDIPRDELVVITGLSGSGKSSLAFDTIYAEGQRRYVESLSAYARQFLDMMEKPDVDHISGLSPAISIEQKTTSKNPRSTVGTVTEIYDYLRLLFARVGTPYSPATGLPIEAQQVQDMVDRVMTMEEGTRAYLLAPIVRDRKGEYKKEFLELRKQGFQRVKVDGEFHDLDTPPTLDKKFRHDIDVVVDRLVVKEGLETRLADSFRTALDLADGIAVMETAPKEGDPERITFSENFACPVSGFTISEIEPRLFSFNAPFGACPDCDGLGMELFFDERLVVPDQSLKVYDGALAPWRKGKSPYFLQTIEAIAKHYQFDKNTKWKDLPKKVQQVFLYGSGKEEILFRYDEGGRVYQVTRTFEGVIPNMERRYRETDSNWVREEFERYQNNRACGTCGGYRLNQEALAVKIGPADGGPDELLHVGQVVQMSIREAYAWCKTVPDHLTDQKNAIAGAILKEIRERLGFLNNVGLEYLSLSRNSGTLSGGESQRIRLASQIGSGLTGVLYVLDEPSIGLHQRDNDRLLDTLKSLRDQGNTVIVVEHDEEAIREADYVFDIGPGAGVHGGQIVSQGTPSEIAADKNSLTGQYLSGAREIAVPLDRREGNGKAVTVVKATGNNLQNVTADFPLGKFVCVTGVSGGGKSTLTIETLFKTASMRLNGARQTPAPCETIRGLEHLDKVIDIDQRPIGRTPRSNPATYTGAFTPIREWFAGLPEAKTRGYKPGRFSFNVKGGRCEACQGDGVIKIEMHFLPDVYVTCETCNGARYNRETLEVKFKGKSIADVLDMTVEDAQEFFQAVPSIREKMDALVRVGLGYIKVGQQATTLSGGEAQRVKLSKELARRSTGRTLYILDEPTTGLHFEDVRKLLEVLHELVDQGNTVVVIEHNLDVVKTADHIIDIGPEGGDGGGRIVAEGTPEQVSEVAESHTGHYLKPMLKGAKVAAE; translated from the coding sequence ATGGCTGATCTGAAGAAAATCGAAGTGCGCGGCGCGCGGGAACATAACCTCAAAAGCATTGACGTGGATATTCCCCGTGATGAGCTGGTGGTGATCACCGGCCTGTCCGGCTCCGGCAAGTCCTCGCTGGCGTTTGACACCATCTATGCCGAAGGTCAGCGCCGCTATGTGGAAAGCCTCAGCGCCTATGCCCGTCAGTTCCTTGATATGATGGAAAAGCCGGATGTGGATCACATCAGCGGCCTTAGCCCGGCGATCTCCATTGAGCAGAAGACAACCTCAAAGAACCCGCGCTCAACCGTTGGCACGGTCACTGAGATCTACGATTACCTGCGTCTGCTCTTTGCCCGTGTGGGCACGCCCTATAGCCCGGCCACCGGCCTGCCGATTGAGGCGCAGCAGGTGCAGGATATGGTGGACCGCGTGATGACGATGGAGGAGGGGACCCGCGCCTATCTGCTGGCCCCGATCGTGCGCGACCGTAAGGGGGAATATAAGAAAGAGTTCCTGGAGCTGCGCAAACAGGGCTTTCAGCGGGTCAAGGTGGATGGTGAGTTCCACGATCTAGACACCCCGCCGACGCTGGACAAGAAATTCCGCCATGACATTGATGTGGTTGTGGACCGTCTGGTGGTGAAAGAGGGGTTGGAAACCCGTCTGGCTGACAGTTTCCGCACCGCGCTGGATCTGGCCGACGGTATCGCCGTGATGGAAACTGCCCCGAAAGAGGGCGATCCGGAACGCATAACCTTCTCTGAAAACTTTGCCTGCCCGGTCAGCGGCTTCACCATTTCCGAGATTGAGCCACGGCTGTTTTCCTTCAACGCGCCCTTTGGCGCCTGCCCGGATTGTGACGGTCTGGGGATGGAACTGTTCTTTGACGAACGGCTGGTGGTGCCGGATCAAAGCCTGAAGGTCTACGATGGCGCGCTGGCGCCCTGGCGCAAAGGCAAATCGCCCTATTTCCTGCAAACCATTGAAGCGATTGCGAAACACTATCAGTTCGACAAGAACACCAAGTGGAAAGACCTGCCCAAGAAGGTGCAGCAGGTGTTCCTGTATGGCTCGGGCAAAGAGGAAATCCTGTTCCGCTATGACGAAGGCGGCCGCGTCTATCAGGTGACCCGCACCTTCGAAGGTGTGATCCCCAATATGGAACGGCGCTACCGTGAAACGGATTCAAACTGGGTGCGTGAGGAATTTGAACGCTACCAGAACAACCGCGCCTGCGGCACCTGTGGCGGCTACCGGCTGAACCAAGAGGCGCTGGCGGTGAAAATCGGCCCTGCAGACGGTGGCCCGGATGAGCTGCTGCATGTCGGCCAAGTGGTGCAAATGTCCATCCGTGAGGCCTATGCCTGGTGCAAAACCGTGCCGGATCATTTGACCGACCAGAAAAACGCCATCGCCGGCGCGATCCTGAAAGAGATCCGCGAACGTCTGGGCTTCCTTAACAACGTGGGGTTGGAATACCTCTCGCTCAGCCGAAACTCGGGCACGCTTTCGGGCGGCGAAAGCCAGCGGATCCGTCTGGCCAGTCAGATCGGTTCTGGGCTGACGGGTGTTTTGTATGTCTTGGATGAGCCGTCAATCGGTCTGCACCAGCGCGACAATGATCGCCTGCTCGACACGCTGAAAAGCCTGCGGGATCAAGGTAATACCGTGATCGTGGTGGAACATGACGAAGAGGCGATCCGCGAAGCGGACTACGTCTTTGACATCGGTCCGGGGGCGGGTGTGCATGGCGGGCAGATCGTGTCACAGGGCACCCCGTCTGAGATCGCGGCGGATAAGAACTCGCTCACTGGTCAATACCTCAGCGGCGCGCGTGAAATCGCGGTGCCGCTGGACCGGCGTGAGGGCAATGGCAAAGCGGTCACCGTGGTCAAGGCCACCGGCAACAACCTGCAGAATGTCACGGCGGATTTCCCGCTGGGCAAATTTGTCTGCGTGACCGGCGTGTCGGGCGGCGGCAAGTCGACCCTGACGATTGAGACCCTGTTCAAAACCGCCTCCATGCGGCTCAACGGGGCGCGGCAGACGCCGGCGCCGTGCGAAACCATCCGGGGGCTGGAGCATCTGGATAAGGTGATCGACATTGACCAGCGTCCCATCGGGCGCACCCCGCGATCGAACCCGGCGACCTACACCGGTGCCTTTACCCCGATCCGCGAATGGTTTGCCGGCCTGCCTGAGGCCAAAACACGGGGGTATAAGCCCGGTCGCTTCTCCTTCAACGTCAAAGGTGGGCGCTGTGAGGCCTGTCAGGGCGACGGGGTGATCAAGATTGAAATGCACTTCCTGCCGGATGTCTATGTGACCTGCGAAACCTGTAATGGTGCGCGGTACAACCGCGAAACGCTTGAGGTGAAGTTCAAAGGCAAAAGCATCGCCGATGTGCTGGATATGACGGTTGAGGACGCGCAGGAGTTTTTCCAGGCGGTGCCGTCGATCCGGGAAAAGATGGACGCGCTGGTGCGGGTTGGTCTGGGCTACATCAAGGTTGGGCAGCAGGCCACGACGCTGTCAGGTGGTGAGGCGCAGCGGGTGAAGCTGAGTAAGGAACTGGCGCGCCGCTCGACCGGTCGCACGCTCTATATTCTGGATGAGCCGACCACGGGCCTGCATTTCGAAGACGTGCGTAAGCTGTTGGAAGTGCTGCATGAACTGGTGGATCAGGGCAATACCGTTGTGGTGATTGAACACAATCTGGACGTGGTGAAAACCGCCGACCACATCATCGATATCGGCCCCGAAGGCGGTGACGGCGGTGGTCGGATTGTGGCTGAGGGCACCCCTGAACAGGTGTCCGAGGTCGCGGAGAGCCACACAGGCCACTACCTGAAACCGATGCTGAAAGGTGCCAAGGTGGCGGCCGAATGA
- a CDS encoding NUDIX hydrolase has translation MNGVSNRPALAALAVTVHDDHVLLVRRRKEPDRGLWGYPGGHVEAGETVAVAAARELAEETGVRAEPLGTLGGIDEIGHHGDGAVKHHYYLVAVQCRYQAGVPQAADDAEEAAWIPVADVLARRIEMSAYVDDLLEQVLASA, from the coding sequence ATGAACGGGGTGAGCAACCGGCCAGCGCTGGCGGCGCTGGCTGTGACGGTGCATGACGATCACGTGCTGCTGGTACGCCGCCGCAAGGAACCGGATCGCGGTCTTTGGGGCTATCCCGGTGGCCATGTGGAGGCGGGTGAAACCGTTGCCGTGGCTGCCGCGCGTGAATTGGCCGAAGAAACCGGCGTCCGCGCGGAGCCCTTGGGGACGCTGGGCGGGATTGATGAGATCGGCCATCACGGTGACGGCGCGGTGAAACATCACTACTATCTGGTGGCGGTGCAATGTCGGTATCAGGCCGGGGTGCCACAGGCCGCTGATGATGCAGAGGAGGCCGCGTGGATTCCCGTGGCGGATGTGCTGGCCCGTCGGATTGAGATGAGCGCGTATGTTGATGATCTGCTGGAACAGGTTCTGGCCAGCGCCTGA
- a CDS encoding GIN domain-containing protein, which produces MRGIIPIVLTSAAAIALASAAFSEERSYVFDDFQRIDAAMGVEVKVTTGTGYAVEAEALRGNLDRLVIRQKGDRLVIKRKKPLGLIGALRSDLFVVTVSLPQLTAAEASSGASISVTGDGTADLVVDASSGSNVKIRGISEGSVEVDASSGAHVSVAGHCGSITADASSGAHIQASDLVCRMGQFDASSGASVRGHVTGALSADVSSGASVKVQGGADIAKKSLSSGGSLQVI; this is translated from the coding sequence ATGCGTGGGATAATTCCAATCGTATTGACCAGCGCCGCCGCCATTGCCCTGGCCTCGGCCGCATTTTCCGAAGAGCGCAGCTACGTCTTCGACGATTTCCAACGGATCGACGCCGCAATGGGCGTTGAGGTCAAGGTGACGACTGGCACCGGCTACGCCGTTGAAGCCGAAGCCCTGCGGGGTAATCTGGACCGCCTGGTGATCCGCCAGAAAGGTGACAGGTTGGTTATCAAGCGCAAGAAGCCGCTGGGGCTGATCGGGGCGCTGCGGTCTGATCTATTTGTAGTCACTGTCAGCCTGCCGCAACTCACCGCGGCGGAGGCCAGTTCCGGCGCATCCATCAGTGTAACTGGCGATGGCACGGCGGATCTGGTGGTGGACGCCTCCAGCGGATCTAACGTGAAAATACGCGGAATTTCAGAGGGTTCGGTTGAAGTCGATGCCTCAAGTGGCGCCCATGTGTCAGTGGCAGGGCACTGTGGATCCATCACGGCCGATGCCAGTTCCGGCGCCCATATTCAGGCAAGCGATCTGGTCTGCCGCATGGGGCAGTTTGACGCCAGCTCGGGCGCTTCGGTGCGGGGCCATGTCACGGGAGCACTCAGCGCTGATGTCAGCTCTGGCGCGTCGGTGAAGGTACAGGGCGGTGCGGATATCGCCAAGAAAAGCCTTAGCAGCGGCGGATCGCTTCAGGTGATCTGA
- a CDS encoding YgaP family membrane protein: protein MNFSAKNVGSTDKFLRAVLGTLLMIGALLGYGVWMWIGLIPLATALIGSCPIYSLLGISTCSVKK, encoded by the coding sequence ATGAATTTCTCTGCGAAAAACGTCGGCAGCACTGACAAATTTCTCCGCGCCGTTCTGGGCACTTTACTGATGATCGGTGCATTACTGGGCTATGGCGTCTGGATGTGGATTGGCCTCATCCCATTGGCCACCGCGCTGATCGGCAGCTGCCCGATCTACTCCCTGCTGGGGATTTCCACCTGTTCGGTGAAAAAGTAA
- the mmsB gene encoding 3-hydroxyisobutyrate dehydrogenase — protein sequence MKIGFIGLGNMGGPMAANLAKAGHEVAGFDLAAPMPEGVSKADTAAAAATGADVVITMLPNGQILRAVAGEVIPAMTAGAVLCDCSTVDVDSARAVADQAAEAGLGALDAPVSGGIGGAAGGTLTFMVGGGADAFATVDPLFDIMGQKAVHCGDAGAGQAAKICNNMILGVTMVATCEAFALADKLGLDRGKMFDVVSSSSGYSWTMNAYCPAPGVGPQSPADNDYQPGFAAELMLKDLRLSQQAAESADADTPMGELAKALYEQFVENEGGQGMDFSAMLPRFEKRGRG from the coding sequence ATGAAAATCGGATTTATCGGACTTGGCAACATGGGTGGCCCAATGGCCGCAAACCTGGCCAAAGCAGGCCATGAGGTTGCAGGTTTTGATCTGGCCGCACCGATGCCCGAAGGCGTCAGCAAAGCCGACACAGCCGCAGCCGCAGCCACCGGCGCGGATGTGGTCATCACCATGCTGCCCAACGGTCAGATCCTGCGCGCAGTCGCCGGTGAGGTGATCCCCGCCATGACCGCAGGCGCGGTGCTCTGTGACTGTTCCACGGTGGATGTCGACAGCGCCCGCGCGGTGGCCGATCAGGCGGCGGAGGCCGGTCTTGGCGCGCTGGATGCACCGGTGTCCGGCGGCATCGGCGGCGCGGCAGGCGGCACTTTGACCTTCATGGTTGGCGGTGGCGCGGATGCTTTCGCCACGGTTGATCCGCTGTTTGACATCATGGGCCAGAAGGCCGTGCATTGCGGCGATGCGGGCGCCGGTCAGGCCGCCAAGATCTGCAACAACATGATCCTGGGCGTCACCATGGTCGCCACCTGCGAAGCCTTTGCTTTGGCTGACAAATTGGGGCTGGATCGCGGCAAGATGTTTGATGTGGTCTCCAGCTCCTCGGGCTACAGCTGGACGATGAACGCCTATTGCCCGGCCCCGGGTGTTGGCCCGCAATCACCGGCGGACAATGACTACCAGCCGGGCTTTGCCGCGGAGCTGATGCTGAAGGACCTGCGCCTCAGCCAGCAAGCCGCCGAAAGCGCCGATGCTGACACCCCGATGGGCGAACTGGCCAAGGCCCTCTATGAGCAGTTCGTTGAGAACGAAGGTGGTCAGGGCATGGACTTCTCGGCGATGCTGCCGCGCTTTGAAAAGCGTGGTCGCGGCTGA